From a region of the Euwallacea similis isolate ESF13 chromosome 3, ESF131.1, whole genome shotgun sequence genome:
- the mRpS17 gene encoding small ribosomal subunit protein uS17m — MAFPAANKTFMLLGVCVPSLKQGASKFKIKRLELDVNLNMYFPKYEQVYAYDPNQICKTGDVVLIEQLPKKLTQLITHKVKEVVYPLGDMVCPVTGKKVVASRYRDHVEEVNKIFGKNPSAFKYDKAAPRGWQEDKKDFSHKETYIKYHDDGTEQPYAV; from the exons ATGGCTTTTCCTGCAGCAAACAAAACTTTCATGCTATTAGGCGTGTGCGTCCCAAGCCTCAAACAGGGAGCCTCTAAGtttaaaatcaaaagattGGAACTAGACGTCAACCTAAACATG TATTTTCCCAAATATGAACAAGTCTATGCCTATGATCCCAACCAAATTTGCAAAACTGGCGATGTTGTTCTAATTGAGCAGCTGCCCAAGAAACTCACACAACTTATAACTCATAAAGTTAAAGAAGTGGTGTATCCTTTAGGAGATATGGTATGTCCAGTGACAGGGAAAAAAGTAGTGGCAAGTCGGTATAGAGACCATGTTGAAGaagtcaataaaatatttggcaAGAACCCTTCTGCatttaaatatgacaaggCTGCTCCAAGGGGATGGCAAGAAGACAAAAAAGATTTCTCACATAAGGAGACTTACATTAAGTATCATGATGATGGAACAGAGCAGCCTTATGCAGTTTAA